From a single Rhodococcus qingshengii JCM 15477 genomic region:
- the rpoB gene encoding DNA-directed RNA polymerase subunit beta, with protein sequence MLEGRILAVSSQTKAVSGIPGAPKRVSFAKVREPLEVPGLLDVQTDSFEWLIGAQSWRERAAALGDNAVSGGLEDILAELSPIEDFNGTMSLSFSDPRFDEVKASTDECKDKDMTYAAPLFVTAEFINNNTGEIKSQTVFMGDFPMMTDKGTFIINGTERVVVSQLVRSPGVYFDMSVDKSTEKDLHSVKVIPGRGAWLEFDVDKRDTVGVRIDRKRRQPVTVLLKALGWTTEQITERFGFSEILMATLEKDNTAGTDEALLDIYRKLRPGEPPTKESAQTLLENLFFKDKRYDLARVGRYKINKKLGLNAGQPIVASTLTEEDIVATVEYLVRLHAGDTSMTAPGGVEVPVEVDDIDHFGNRRLRTVGELIQNQIRVGLSRMERVVRERMTTQDVEAITPQTLINIRPVVAAIREFFGTSQLSQFMDQNNPLSGLTHKRRLSALGPGGLSRERAGLEVRDVHPSHYGRMCPIETPEGPNIGLIGSLSVYARVNPFGFIETPYRRVVDGQVTDEVDYLTADEEDRHVVAQANSAIDREGRFTDSKILVRRKGGEVEFVASSDIDYMDVSPRQMVSVATAMIPFLEHDDANRALMGANMQRQAVPLVRSEAPLVGTGMELRAAVDAGDVIITEKTGVVEEISADYVTVMADDGSRKTYRMRKFARSNQGTCANQRPIVDEGQRVEAGQVLADGPCTENGEMALGKNLLVAIMPWEGHNYEDAIILSQRLVEEDVLTSIHIEEHEIDARDTKLGAEEITRDIPNVSDEVLADLDERGIIRIGAEVRDGDVLVGKVTPKGETELTPEERLLRAIFGEKAREVRDTSLKVPHGETGKVIGIRVFSRDEDDDLPPGVNELVRVYVAQKRKIQDGDKLAGRHGNKGVIGKILPQEDMPFLSDGTPVDIILNTHGVPRRMNIGQVLETHLGWIGKTGWNVQIASDGSRPDWAATLPEEMLSAPADSNIATPVFDGAKEDELTGLLGATLPNRDGEQMVGPDGKATLFDGRSGEPFPYPVSVGYMYIIKLHHLVDDKIHARSTGPYSMITQQPLGGKAQFGGQRFGEMECWAMQAYGAAYTLQELLTIKSDDVVGRVKVYEAIVKGENIPEPGIPESFKVLLKELQSLCLNVEVLSSDGAAITMADGDDEDLERAAANLGINLSRNEAATVDDLAN encoded by the coding sequence GTGCTGGAAGGACGCATCTTGGCAGTCTCTAGCCAGACCAAGGCAGTTTCCGGAATCCCCGGAGCCCCGAAGAGGGTTTCGTTCGCGAAAGTTCGCGAACCCCTCGAAGTTCCCGGGCTTCTTGACGTACAGACAGATTCGTTCGAGTGGCTGATCGGCGCGCAGAGTTGGCGTGAACGAGCAGCTGCACTCGGCGACAATGCAGTGTCCGGTGGTCTCGAGGACATCCTCGCGGAGCTTTCTCCGATCGAGGATTTCAACGGCACTATGTCGCTGTCCTTCTCCGACCCTCGATTCGACGAGGTCAAGGCCTCGACGGACGAGTGCAAAGACAAGGACATGACCTACGCGGCGCCGTTGTTCGTCACCGCGGAGTTCATCAACAACAACACTGGTGAGATCAAGAGCCAGACGGTCTTCATGGGAGATTTCCCGATGATGACCGACAAGGGCACCTTCATCATCAACGGCACCGAGCGTGTGGTCGTCTCGCAGCTCGTGCGTTCCCCCGGTGTGTACTTCGACATGAGCGTCGACAAGAGCACCGAGAAGGATCTGCACAGCGTCAAGGTGATCCCGGGTCGCGGCGCATGGCTCGAGTTCGACGTCGACAAGCGCGACACCGTTGGTGTCCGTATCGACCGCAAGCGTCGTCAGCCTGTCACCGTCCTGCTCAAGGCACTCGGCTGGACCACCGAGCAGATCACGGAGCGCTTCGGCTTCTCCGAGATCCTCATGGCCACGCTGGAGAAGGACAACACCGCCGGCACCGATGAGGCGTTGCTCGACATCTACCGCAAGCTGCGTCCGGGCGAGCCCCCCACCAAGGAGAGCGCGCAGACCCTGCTGGAGAACCTGTTCTTCAAGGACAAGCGCTACGACCTCGCTCGCGTGGGTCGTTACAAGATCAACAAGAAGCTCGGCCTGAACGCGGGTCAGCCGATCGTTGCATCCACGCTCACCGAAGAAGACATCGTCGCCACCGTCGAGTACCTCGTGCGTCTGCACGCAGGTGACACCTCGATGACGGCTCCGGGCGGCGTCGAGGTTCCCGTCGAGGTCGACGACATCGACCACTTCGGCAACCGTCGTCTGCGTACGGTCGGCGAGCTCATCCAGAACCAGATCCGCGTGGGCCTGTCCCGCATGGAGCGTGTGGTTCGTGAGCGCATGACCACGCAGGACGTCGAGGCAATCACGCCTCAGACGCTGATCAACATCCGTCCCGTCGTCGCTGCGATCAGGGAGTTCTTCGGAACCTCCCAGCTGTCGCAGTTCATGGACCAGAACAACCCGCTGTCGGGGCTGACGCACAAGCGTCGTCTGTCCGCCCTCGGCCCGGGTGGTCTGTCCCGTGAGCGCGCCGGCCTCGAGGTTCGCGACGTTCACCCGTCGCACTACGGCCGCATGTGCCCGATCGAGACCCCGGAAGGCCCGAACATCGGCCTGATCGGTTCGCTGTCGGTCTACGCCCGCGTCAACCCGTTCGGTTTCATCGAGACCCCGTACCGTCGCGTCGTCGACGGACAGGTGACCGACGAGGTCGACTACCTGACCGCTGACGAAGAAGACCGCCACGTGGTCGCGCAGGCCAACTCGGCCATCGACCGCGAGGGTCGCTTCACCGACTCGAAGATTCTCGTCCGCCGTAAGGGTGGCGAGGTCGAGTTCGTCGCGTCCTCCGACATCGACTACATGGACGTTTCGCCGCGTCAGATGGTGTCCGTCGCGACCGCGATGATTCCGTTCCTCGAGCACGACGATGCAAACCGTGCCCTGATGGGCGCGAACATGCAGCGTCAGGCTGTCCCGCTGGTTCGCAGCGAGGCACCTCTCGTCGGTACCGGCATGGAGCTGCGTGCAGCTGTGGATGCCGGCGACGTCATCATCACCGAGAAGACCGGTGTCGTGGAGGAGATCTCCGCGGACTACGTCACGGTGATGGCTGACGACGGAAGCCGCAAGACGTACCGGATGCGCAAGTTCGCGCGTTCCAACCAGGGCACGTGCGCCAACCAGCGTCCGATCGTGGACGAGGGACAGCGTGTCGAGGCCGGCCAGGTTCTGGCCGACGGCCCTTGCACCGAGAACGGTGAGATGGCGCTGGGCAAGAACTTGCTCGTCGCGATCATGCCGTGGGAAGGCCACAACTACGAGGACGCGATCATTCTGTCGCAGCGTCTCGTGGAAGAGGACGTCCTGACCTCGATTCACATCGAGGAGCACGAGATCGATGCCCGCGACACCAAGCTCGGTGCCGAGGAAATCACTCGCGACATCCCGAACGTCTCCGACGAGGTCCTCGCCGACCTCGACGAGCGCGGCATCATCCGTATCGGTGCCGAGGTTCGTGACGGCGACGTGCTGGTCGGAAAGGTCACGCCGAAGGGCGAGACCGAGCTGACCCCCGAAGAGCGCCTCCTTCGCGCCATCTTCGGTGAGAAGGCTCGCGAGGTTCGTGACACGTCCCTCAAGGTTCCTCACGGTGAGACCGGCAAGGTCATCGGAATCCGCGTGTTCTCACGTGACGAAGACGACGATCTGCCTCCCGGTGTCAACGAGCTGGTCCGCGTCTACGTGGCACAGAAGCGCAAGATCCAGGACGGCGACAAGCTCGCCGGCCGCCACGGTAACAAGGGCGTCATCGGCAAGATCCTGCCGCAGGAAGACATGCCGTTCCTCTCGGACGGCACGCCTGTCGACATCATCTTGAACACGCACGGCGTCCCGCGTCGTATGAACATCGGTCAGGTCTTGGAGACCCACCTCGGGTGGATCGGCAAGACCGGCTGGAACGTTCAGATCGCGTCCGACGGCTCTCGTCCCGACTGGGCTGCGACCCTGCCGGAAGAGATGCTGTCCGCTCCGGCCGACTCGAACATCGCCACCCCGGTGTTCGACGGTGCGAAGGAAGACGAGCTCACCGGTCTCCTCGGCGCGACGCTGCCGAACCGTGACGGCGAGCAGATGGTCGGACCCGACGGAAAGGCCACCTTGTTCGACGGCCGCTCCGGCGAGCCGTTCCCGTACCCGGTCTCGGTCGGTTACATGTACATCATCAAGCTGCACCACTTGGTCGACGACAAGATCCACGCTCGTTCGACCGGTCCGTACTCGATGATCACGCAGCAGCCTCTCGGTGGTAAGGCCCAGTTCGGTGGCCAGCGCTTCGGTGAGATGGAGTGCTGGGCGATGCAGGCCTACGGGGCGGCTTACACGCTGCAGGAACTGCTGACCATCAAGTCTGACGACGTGGTCGGTCGAGTCAAGGTGTACGAAGCCATCGTCAAGGGCGAGAACATCCCCGAACCCGGCATCCCCGAGTCGTTCAAGGTGCTCCTCAAGGAGCTCCAGTCGCTCTGCCTCAACGTGGAGGTGCTGTCCTCGGACGGCGCGGCCATCACGATGGCGGACGGCGACGACGAGGACTTGGAGCGGGCCGCAGCGAACCTGGGCATCAACCTGTCCAGGAACGAAGCTGCGACGGTCGACGACCTCGCGAACTAG
- a CDS encoding DNA-directed RNA polymerase subunit beta', which yields MLDVNFFDELRIGLASAEDIRNWSYGEVKKPETINYRTLKPEKDGLFCEKIFGPTRDWECYCGKYKRVRFKGIICERCGVEVTRAKVRRERMGHIELAAPVTHIWYFKGVPSRLGYLLDLAPKDLEKIIYFAAYVIVGVDEELRHNELSTLEAEMQVEKKTVADQRDADLEARAQKLEADIAELEAEGAKSDVRRKVKDGGEREMRQLRDRAQRELDRLDEIWTTFTKLSVKQLIIDELLYRELVDRYGEYFTGAMGAESIQILMQNFDLDAEAESLRETIRSGKGQKKLRALKRLKVVAAFQTNGNSPMGMVLNAVPVIPPELRPMVQLDGGRFATSDLNDLYRRVINRNNRLKRLIDLGAPEIIVNNEKRMLQESVDALFDNGRRGRPVTGPGNRPLKSLSDLLKGKQGRFRQNLLGKRVDYSGRSVIVVGPQLKLHQCGLPKLMALELFKPFVMKRLVDLNHAQNIKSAKRMVERKRVQVWDVLEEVIAEHPVLLNRAPTLHRLGIQAFEPQLVEGKAIQLHPLVCEAFNADFDGDQMAVHLPLSAEAQAEARILMLSSNNILSPASGRPLAMPRLDMVTGLFHLTRLDEGVTGELVAPTNDEAEQGVYSSPAEAQMAVDRGALSVQAQIKVRLTQQRPPRDLENELFPEGWNYGDGWTATTTLGRVLFNELLPADYPFVNEQMPKKRQATIINDLAERYPMIVVAQTVDKLKDVGFYWATRSGVTVSISDVLVPPEKPAIIEDFEAQADKIEKQYQRGALDKKERNSALVTIWQEATDKVGKAMEAHFPDSNPIPMIVKSGAAGNMTQVRSLAGMKGLVTNPKGEFIPRPIKSSFKEGLTVLEYFINTHGARKGLADTALRTADSGYLTRRLVDVSQDVIVREVDCGTERGIVTTIAEKQADGTMIRDAHVETSTYARTLAADAVDANGTVIVERGHDLGDPAIDALLEAGITTVKVRSVLTCTTGTGVCATCYGRSMATGKLVDIGEAVGIVAAQSIGEPGTQLTMRTFHQGGVAGDDITGGLPRVQELFEARVPKGKAPIADVTGRVQLEDGDRFYKITIVPDDGGEEVVYDKLSKRQRLRVFKHADGRESLLADGDHVEVGQQLMEGAADPHEVLRVMGPRQVQIHLVNEVQEVYRSQGVSIHDKHIEVIVRQMLRRVTIIDSGATEFLPGSLTERAEFESANRRVVAEGGEPAAGRPVLMGITKASLATDSWLSAASFQETTRVLTDAAINCRSDKLIGLKENVIIGKLIPAGTGINRYRNIQVQPTEEARAAAYAVPSYDDQYYSPDGFGQNTGAAVPLDDYGFSNDYR from the coding sequence GTGCTCGACGTCAACTTCTTCGATGAACTCCGCATTGGCTTGGCCAGTGCAGAGGACATCCGCAATTGGTCCTACGGCGAGGTCAAGAAGCCGGAGACCATCAACTACCGCACGCTCAAGCCCGAGAAGGACGGCCTCTTCTGCGAGAAGATCTTCGGCCCCACTCGGGACTGGGAGTGCTACTGCGGTAAGTACAAGCGTGTCCGCTTCAAGGGCATCATCTGTGAGCGCTGTGGCGTCGAGGTCACTCGCGCCAAGGTTCGTCGTGAGCGCATGGGTCACATCGAACTGGCCGCACCGGTCACGCACATCTGGTACTTCAAGGGTGTTCCGAGCCGTCTCGGTTACCTGCTCGACCTGGCTCCGAAGGATCTCGAAAAGATCATCTACTTCGCTGCCTACGTCATCGTCGGTGTCGACGAGGAGCTCCGTCACAACGAGCTGTCCACCCTCGAAGCCGAGATGCAGGTCGAGAAGAAGACCGTCGCAGATCAGCGCGACGCCGATCTCGAGGCACGTGCGCAGAAGCTCGAAGCCGACATCGCCGAGCTCGAGGCAGAGGGCGCGAAGTCCGATGTCCGCCGCAAGGTCAAGGACGGCGGCGAGCGCGAAATGCGTCAGCTCCGTGACCGCGCGCAGCGTGAGCTGGATCGTCTCGACGAGATCTGGACCACCTTCACCAAGCTGAGCGTCAAGCAGCTCATCATCGACGAGCTCCTGTACCGCGAGCTGGTCGACCGTTACGGCGAGTACTTCACGGGTGCGATGGGCGCAGAGTCCATCCAGATCCTGATGCAGAACTTCGACCTCGACGCCGAGGCAGAGTCTCTCCGCGAGACCATCCGCAGCGGCAAGGGCCAGAAGAAGCTGCGTGCACTCAAGCGCCTCAAGGTGGTTGCGGCATTCCAGACCAACGGCAACTCGCCGATGGGCATGGTCCTCAACGCTGTTCCGGTGATCCCGCCGGAGCTTCGCCCGATGGTTCAGCTCGACGGTGGACGTTTCGCGACGTCCGACCTCAACGACCTGTACCGCCGCGTCATCAACCGCAACAACCGCCTCAAGCGACTGATCGACCTCGGTGCTCCCGAGATCATCGTCAACAACGAGAAGCGGATGCTGCAGGAGTCGGTCGACGCCCTGTTCGACAACGGTCGTCGTGGACGTCCGGTCACCGGACCGGGTAACCGCCCGCTGAAGTCCCTGAGCGATCTGCTCAAGGGCAAGCAGGGTCGCTTCCGTCAGAACCTGCTCGGTAAGCGCGTCGACTACTCGGGTCGTTCCGTCATCGTCGTCGGTCCTCAGCTCAAGCTGCACCAGTGTGGTCTGCCCAAGCTGATGGCTCTCGAGCTGTTCAAGCCGTTCGTAATGAAGCGTCTGGTCGATCTGAACCACGCGCAGAACATCAAGTCGGCGAAGCGCATGGTCGAGCGCAAGCGCGTCCAGGTGTGGGACGTCCTCGAAGAGGTCATCGCCGAGCACCCCGTGCTGCTCAACCGTGCACCTACGCTGCACCGTCTGGGTATCCAGGCATTCGAGCCGCAGCTCGTCGAGGGCAAGGCCATTCAGCTCCACCCGCTGGTGTGTGAGGCCTTCAACGCCGACTTCGACGGTGACCAGATGGCTGTTCACCTCCCGCTGTCGGCAGAGGCACAGGCCGAGGCACGCATCCTGATGCTGTCCTCGAACAACATCCTCTCGCCTGCTTCGGGTCGCCCGCTCGCCATGCCGCGTCTGGACATGGTCACGGGTCTGTTCCACCTGACCCGTCTCGACGAGGGTGTCACCGGTGAGCTCGTTGCTCCGACCAACGACGAGGCAGAGCAGGGCGTGTACTCCTCGCCCGCCGAGGCTCAGATGGCAGTCGACCGCGGCGCGCTCTCGGTTCAGGCTCAGATCAAGGTGCGTCTGACGCAGCAGCGTCCGCCGCGCGACCTCGAGAACGAACTGTTCCCCGAGGGCTGGAACTACGGTGACGGCTGGACCGCCACCACGACACTCGGCCGTGTGCTCTTCAACGAGCTGCTTCCGGCGGACTACCCGTTCGTCAACGAGCAGATGCCGAAGAAGCGCCAGGCGACGATCATCAACGATCTCGCCGAGCGGTACCCGATGATCGTGGTTGCTCAGACCGTCGACAAGCTCAAGGACGTCGGGTTCTACTGGGCCACCCGTTCGGGTGTCACGGTCTCGATCTCCGACGTGCTCGTGCCGCCGGAGAAGCCTGCCATCATCGAGGACTTCGAGGCTCAGGCCGACAAGATCGAGAAGCAGTACCAGCGTGGTGCTCTGGACAAGAAGGAGCGCAACAGCGCTCTGGTCACCATTTGGCAGGAAGCGACCGACAAGGTCGGCAAGGCCATGGAGGCTCACTTCCCCGACAGCAACCCGATCCCGATGATCGTGAAGTCCGGCGCAGCCGGCAACATGACTCAGGTTCGCTCGCTCGCCGGTATGAAGGGCCTGGTGACAAACCCGAAGGGTGAGTTCATCCCGCGTCCGATCAAGTCTTCCTTCAAGGAAGGCCTGACCGTTCTCGAGTACTTCATCAACACGCACGGTGCTCGTAAGGGTCTGGCCGATACCGCACTCCGCACCGCCGACTCGGGTTACCTGACCCGTCGTCTGGTGGACGTTTCGCAGGACGTCATCGTCCGCGAGGTCGACTGTGGAACAGAGCGCGGCATCGTCACCACGATCGCCGAGAAGCAGGCCGACGGCACGATGATCCGCGATGCTCACGTGGAGACCAGCACGTACGCCCGTACCTTGGCGGCCGATGCAGTCGACGCGAACGGCACCGTCATCGTCGAGCGTGGCCACGATCTCGGTGACCCCGCGATCGATGCTCTGCTCGAAGCCGGCATCACGACGGTCAAGGTCCGCTCGGTCCTGACCTGCACCACCGGCACCGGCGTTTGCGCCACTTGCTACGGCCGCTCGATGGCCACCGGCAAGCTGGTCGACATCGGTGAGGCTGTCGGTATCGTCGCCGCACAGTCGATCGGTGAGCCCGGTACCCAGCTGACCATGCGTACCTTCCACCAGGGTGGTGTCGCAGGAGATGACATCACCGGCGGTCTGCCGCGTGTCCAGGAGCTGTTCGAGGCACGTGTGCCCAAGGGCAAGGCTCCTATCGCGGACGTCACCGGTCGGGTACAGCTCGAAGACGGCGATCGTTTCTACAAGATCACCATCGTTCCGGACGACGGCGGCGAAGAGGTTGTCTACGACAAGCTCAGCAAGCGTCAGCGTCTGCGTGTCTTCAAGCACGCCGACGGTCGCGAAAGCCTCTTGGCTGACGGTGACCACGTCGAGGTCGGACAGCAGCTCATGGAAGGTGCTGCCGATCCCCACGAGGTCCTGCGAGTCATGGGTCCGCGTCAGGTTCAGATCCACTTGGTCAACGAGGTCCAGGAGGTGTACCGGAGCCAGGGTGTGTCGATCCACGACAAGCACATCGAGGTCATCGTGCGCCAGATGCTTCGTCGCGTGACGATCATCGATTCCGGTGCCACCGAGTTCCTGCCCGGTTCGCTCACCGAGCGCGCCGAGTTCGAGTCGGCAAACCGCCGCGTTGTCGCCGAGGGTGGCGAGCCCGCAGCCGGCCGTCCGGTGCTCATGGGTATCACGAAGGCGTCGCTCGCGACGGATTCGTGGCTGTCCGCGGCATCGTTCCAGGAGACCACTCGTGTCTTGACCGACGCGGCTATCAACTGCCGCTCGGACAAGCTGATCGGTCTGAAGGAAAATGTCATCATCGGCAAGCTGATCCCTGCCGGTACCGGTATCAACCGTTACCGCAACATCCAGGTTCAGCCCACCGAAGAGGCACGCGCCGCTGCTTACGCAGTGCCGTCGTACGACGACCAGTACTACAGCCCGGACGGCTTCGGCCAGAACACCGGTGCTGCAGTTCCGCTGGACGACTACGGCTTCAGCAACGACTACCGCTAA
- a CDS encoding glyoxalase superfamily protein encodes MDIKLELVAIPVTDIDRAKDFYVRLGFNADHDHTVSEDLRFVQLTPPGSACSICIGKGITDAEPGSVVGMQVVVKDIEEAEREFKSRGIDISPIDDQAWGRFIYFADPDGNKWAVQEIVIPDLSGSNS; translated from the coding sequence ATGGACATCAAGCTCGAACTGGTCGCCATTCCCGTCACCGACATCGACCGCGCCAAGGACTTCTACGTCCGCCTCGGATTCAATGCCGACCACGATCACACGGTCAGCGAAGACCTGCGATTCGTCCAGCTGACCCCTCCCGGTTCGGCCTGCTCGATCTGCATCGGCAAGGGAATCACCGACGCCGAGCCCGGCTCGGTCGTCGGCATGCAGGTAGTGGTCAAGGACATCGAAGAGGCCGAGCGCGAGTTCAAGAGCCGCGGCATCGACATCAGCCCGATCGACGACCAGGCCTGGGGGCGGTTCATCTACTTCGCCGACCCCGACGGGAACAAGTGGGCCGTCCAGGAGATCGTCATCCCGGACCTCAGCGGCAGCAACTCCTGA
- a CDS encoding LLM class flavin-dependent oxidoreductase: MKLSEFLVAPRVLLSLLDRSRTRSGYPDSAALTHSVERAAHADALGYHRFWVAEHHAVPGIGSGSPAVLLAAIGAHTRDIRLGSGGVMLPNHQPLIVAEQFLMLEALYPGRIDLGLGRSLGFTEPVRQALRRSKDAPDTFVSDLDEVRRYLDGSAAVTARPASQTGVPIFVLATRTGLKVAAQLGLPVVVGGPILGIGSTDRVDALDEYRRAFQPTDTHPEPYVVVSLEVAVADTTEAARELLIPEAYALAESSRTGEFPPLVSPDEIRRAPRSDRNARRIESFTASALHGTPVEVKQQLHSLAERTGADEVLASTSTYDRDALALSDRLLREVV, encoded by the coding sequence ATGAAACTTTCCGAATTCCTTGTTGCTCCGAGGGTGCTTCTCTCACTGCTCGACCGATCCCGAACCAGGAGCGGATACCCCGACTCCGCAGCTCTGACGCATTCCGTCGAACGTGCCGCGCACGCCGACGCTCTCGGCTACCACCGGTTCTGGGTCGCCGAGCATCACGCGGTGCCCGGGATCGGGAGCGGGTCGCCGGCAGTACTGCTTGCCGCGATCGGCGCGCATACGCGCGATATCAGACTCGGCAGCGGTGGAGTCATGCTGCCGAATCACCAACCGCTGATCGTCGCCGAGCAGTTCCTGATGCTGGAGGCTCTCTACCCGGGGCGAATCGATCTCGGCCTCGGCCGATCGCTGGGATTCACGGAGCCCGTACGTCAGGCACTACGACGCAGCAAGGACGCTCCGGACACGTTTGTGTCGGACCTGGACGAGGTGAGGCGTTACCTGGACGGATCCGCCGCAGTGACGGCACGGCCGGCGTCGCAGACTGGGGTGCCGATCTTCGTGCTGGCGACGCGCACAGGTCTGAAAGTGGCAGCGCAGCTGGGGCTTCCGGTGGTCGTGGGTGGGCCGATACTGGGAATCGGTAGCACCGATCGGGTGGATGCGTTGGACGAGTACCGCCGAGCTTTCCAGCCCACCGACACACACCCCGAACCCTATGTGGTGGTTTCCCTCGAGGTGGCGGTTGCCGATACCACCGAGGCGGCCCGTGAGTTGCTGATCCCGGAGGCGTACGCGCTCGCAGAATCGTCACGGACAGGGGAGTTTCCGCCGCTCGTGTCGCCGGACGAGATCAGGCGCGCCCCGCGCAGTGATCGAAACGCCAGGCGCATCGAGTCGTTCACGGCTTCGGCGCTGCACGGCACACCCGTCGAGGTGAAACAGCAACTTCACTCTCTCGCCGAACGGACCGGTGCCGACGAAGTGTTGGCGTCGACATCGACGTACGACCGTGACGCGCTTGCACTTTCGGACCGCCTGCTACGTGAGGTGGTTTAG
- a CDS encoding SixA phosphatase family protein — protein sequence MADHRTLVLMRHGKSSYPEGIRDHERQLAERGLREARIGGEWIRENVPPVDAVLCSTSRRTVETLASTGIEAPAGFEKSIYGGSPADVIAAARTTSDHVKTLLIVGHEPGIPWTALDLASNENSEAAQRIRDKFPTSAIAVLSVPVPWTELDDSVATLLEFHVPR from the coding sequence ATGGCCGACCACCGCACCCTCGTCCTCATGCGACACGGCAAGTCCAGTTACCCCGAGGGCATCCGTGATCACGAGCGTCAGCTCGCCGAACGGGGCCTGCGCGAGGCCCGCATCGGCGGCGAATGGATCCGCGAAAACGTCCCGCCCGTCGACGCCGTTCTGTGCTCCACCTCCCGGCGGACCGTCGAAACCCTTGCCTCGACGGGAATCGAAGCTCCCGCCGGGTTCGAGAAGTCCATCTACGGCGGCTCACCCGCAGACGTCATTGCAGCTGCGCGAACCACGTCCGACCACGTCAAGACGCTCCTGATCGTCGGACACGAACCCGGAATTCCCTGGACTGCACTCGATCTCGCATCGAACGAAAACTCCGAAGCGGCCCAACGTATCCGCGACAAGTTCCCGACTTCGGCGATCGCCGTCCTCTCCGTACCGGTGCCGTGGACCGAACTCGACGACTCCGTCGCCACTCTGCTCGAGTTTCACGTGCCTCGTTAG
- a CDS encoding acyl-[acyl-carrier-protein] thioesterase, with the protein MNPDLTLAQQPDRGPIFVKSRPVRTGDIDVAKQVRLDAVARYLQDIGNDNIEAAGAIDTHPLWIVRRTVVDVVRPAIWPEELTMTRWCSGFSTRWANMRVRFDGSNGALMETEGFWINISAESGMPTRMSDDFMRPLEESTDEHRLKWKRVLAENAPEADDAGVLDTPFALRATDIDPFDHVNNAVYWQAVEEVLSARTELRTVPHRALIEYLSPIVSSDDVVLRSRVDDKTVTVWFLVGEALRAVAQVSAL; encoded by the coding sequence GTGAACCCAGATCTCACGCTCGCGCAACAGCCGGACCGAGGACCGATCTTCGTCAAGTCCCGCCCGGTCCGCACCGGCGACATCGACGTCGCCAAGCAGGTCAGGCTCGACGCCGTCGCCCGCTACCTGCAGGACATCGGCAACGACAACATCGAGGCCGCGGGAGCCATCGACACCCATCCGCTCTGGATAGTGCGTCGTACGGTCGTCGACGTCGTACGCCCGGCGATCTGGCCGGAAGAGTTGACGATGACTCGCTGGTGCTCCGGCTTCTCCACGAGATGGGCGAACATGCGTGTGCGCTTCGACGGCAGCAACGGCGCGCTGATGGAAACCGAAGGCTTCTGGATCAACATCAGCGCCGAGTCGGGCATGCCCACGCGGATGAGTGACGACTTCATGCGGCCACTGGAGGAATCCACCGACGAGCATCGCCTGAAGTGGAAGCGTGTCCTCGCCGAGAACGCACCGGAGGCGGACGACGCCGGTGTTCTGGACACGCCGTTCGCTCTGCGCGCCACGGATATCGACCCGTTCGACCACGTCAACAACGCCGTCTACTGGCAGGCAGTCGAAGAGGTCCTCAGCGCTCGCACCGAACTACGGACAGTTCCGCATCGAGCACTGATCGAGTACCTCTCCCCCATCGTCTCCAGCGACGACGTCGTCCTGCGCAGCCGCGTCGACGACAAGACCGTCACGGTCTGGTTCCTGGTCGGCGAAGCGCTCCGCGCAGTTGCGCAGGTGAGCGCCCTCTAA